The Triticum urartu cultivar G1812 chromosome 6, Tu2.1, whole genome shotgun sequence genome includes the window CAGGCTGGCGTCGACGTTCATCAGCGCGCCGGCGTTGTTGAACTCCCCGCAGTAGTTGGGCGCGGAGAAGATGGTGACCAGCTGCCGGTCCGCGAAGAACTCGTACCCGTCCTCCACGACCTGCTCCTCCATCGCCATGCCACCAAGAACCGTCAATGGCAATGCACGGAggatggagaggagagggaagaGGTTTGTAACTAATTACCTGGTGGGCGCGGCAGATGAGGTCGAGGTCGTGCTTGTTGAGGAACTCGGCGACCTTGTCGGCGCCGAAGGTGAAGGAGACGCCGCGGTCGTTCTCGCCCCAGCCGGGGCTCTCGCGGTCGGGGTCGGACCAGAGGAGGTCGcagaggaggccctggtcgggcACGTCGACGGGGCGCTGGatctcggcgatgcggtcgaggCTGTCGAGGTCCGGGGAGAGGCCGCCGTGCATGCAGAGGATCTTCTCGTCGATGAGGGCCGCGACGGGGAGGCAGTTGAAGCAGTCGGTGAAGAGCTTCCAGAGGCGGACGCTGAAGCGGCGCTTGCACTCGTCGTAGAAGCCGTAGATGCGGTTGATGGAGGCGCACTCGTGGTTGCCCCGCAGCAGGAAGAAGTTGTCCGGGAACTTGATCTTGTACGCCAGCAGCAGGCAGATGGTCTCGATGCTCTGCTTGCCCCGGTCCACGTAGTCGCCCAGGAACAGGTAGTTGGCCGTCGGCGGCAGCCCGCCGTAGTCGAACAGCCGGAGTAGGTCCGAGAACTGCCCGTGGATGTCGCCTGAAACATACACATGCACAAAACCCCGTCAGCATCCTTTTATTTCCATACCATGCAGTAGAGATGTATGTATATTCATTAAGAAGGAAATTGGTTGGGTAAGGTAGTTTTCATCAACTACGAGAATTCATCAATTTCAAGATGTCATGTCAGCCATCATCCAGTACAAACATCAGCCCGAGGGGAGCAGGAGACGCATGCGAGCATCGGGGACCAAGCCCGCCACAACCGACTACCAAGGAAGGTTTAAAATTTCAACCAAATTCTGATATTTCGTGTAAAAAGGACCTCAGATCTCAGTAATCAATAGCGCTGTGGTAGATCACTACCAACCTAATTATGCGGGTCTAAAGTTGGAGTACCGAAAGGCTCATATTTTATTATCGCCAATTTCACTATACTCCCCAATTTTGAAGCCCACTCATTCAATCGAGGTCGTCAAATTGGGACTGGATACACAATTTTGACCGGGTAACTCCCCTGGGCTTTCTGCCCGGATCTAGTGGGTCCCCTTAGTAAGTGCCTGCGTGGTGTGAGTCTGTTGGCTAGAAGGAAGCGTC containing:
- the LOC125515567 gene encoding serine/threonine-protein phosphatase PP1-like, which codes for MDGHAVDELIRRLLDGKKGKAPGKKVQLSEAEIRHLCVTAKGIFLSQPNLLELEAPINVCGDIHGQFSDLLRLFDYGGLPPTANYLFLGDYVDRGKQSIETICLLLAYKIKFPDNFFLLRGNHECASINRIYGFYDECKRRFSVRLWKLFTDCFNCLPVAALIDEKILCMHGGLSPDLDSLDRIAEIQRPVDVPDQGLLCDLLWSDPDRESPGWGENDRGVSFTFGADKVAEFLNKHDLDLICRAHQVVEDGYEFFADRQLVTIFSAPNYCGEFNNAGALMNVDASLLCSFQILKPLRAKAQAD